The Rhopalosiphum maidis isolate BTI-1 chromosome 2, ASM367621v3, whole genome shotgun sequence genome segment GGTATCCACATTTATTCTATTTGTTGAACGACTTACTAAtcttggtatttttattttttcttcctCGTTCACGGATATGAACAATTTTTCggatttattgaatatttctttgaaattttcattaatatttgttcgCATATCTTTCACTTCACTTAAAACTGTTTCAACATGATCTACTGCTTCACTTAAATCACATTTCACCGActgcaatattttacataatggcAAAGTTATAGAAAAAAGTGTGGTCGCAGTtatcatacttattataaattcactaGTTGTTACACACTTATATAACTGTAAAGCTTTAGATGATGTTTCAATGTCaacaaataattgtagttCTTCTAATGTTGCAACAATAGGTTTATATATTTCTGAAAATCTAAGCATACCATCATGATTTTCAACCCACCTAGTCTCACACATGGAAGTTAATTTTGTCCATTTGGTTTCAGGAAggaattcttttattttattttttaatagttcagTTCGTTTAgccgatattttaataaaatttcctACAGATTTTATTGTTCCAATACAATTTCGAATATGGTGAATGTTTGACGAATGAGCAAGTGCTAAATTTAACGAATGTGTACTACAGTGGACATAAAGTGCAGCGGGATGTACTTCTCTTATAACAGACTGTACTCCTTTAAAATTACCACTCATGGCTGCGGCGCCATCATAGCCTTGGCCAAGTAAATAGTCACATTTTATACcaagattttttaaagtagCTAGAATTACTGTGGCCAAATTTTGACCAGTGGTAGAATTTACCGGTACAAATTGTAAGAAGTCTTCTTTCAATACATAATTgttgatttcatttttttcaatatttaaattattgtctaAATAACGTACACACAATGACAGTTGTTCAACACGCGATACGTCAGTTGTCTCGTCGACTAATACAGAAAAACATTTTGCctgattaattttgttaactaACTGGTCTTGTATAATTTTtccacatatatttataaaattattttgaatcatAGGACTTATATATGAAGCATTTAACGCTTGATTCTCAATGTGATATGTTAGATTTTTATCTTCACACGAAATGCGCATTCTCAATAATGCTCGGAAGTTACCATCATTGTAAGTAGGTTCAGAATTGTCTAAAGAGAGAGGTCCGTAATCGCTAAAAACAGTCAATGATTAATTGGAGCTTAAGTCATTTTtgactgaaaatatttttacgttggtgttaaaaataaataattattttaaacatttgtaaaatattgaagaaattTCGGGGGGGTCCAGACACCCTGGACACCCCCCCAGATACGGCCTTGAATACTATTTATGTAGTTATATGTCACAAAACCATATATATTAAcgtgatttatataaatactcaacACAAGcaatttgaaattatcaaaaacaatGTAGTTATCTCAGTTGAATAATCCTAATATAGGAGAGCTTTCCTGTTTAAAAACGTtcgaaaacatttaattatttaatacgatcaaaaaggtaaaatttaattaataataacacatttttagtaaatatttacctatacattatatatatacattatacacaaatatataattttcagaaCATTCAAAAACcagtttttaagaaatttgatttataaatttataatgataatatttaaatgtccaataataataacattttttcatatctattaaattatttttaagtgcttttttcatttttagtgtatatttaaattcattgggtcatatatttacatataagtgcatattttagtgtttttagtGCTTTAAGTTCCGAACCTTGGCCATGACTATaacaaatttactttttacaagTTCCTATATATTAGTTACATTTAGttatacggtttttttttgtaatagttaattcttgctaaaacataaatttattatattgctcttaattgtaataattaatatgttataatgctttttatttacatgtaccattaataataataattattattatattgcgtgATTAgattttttgataacaatttgtttgttatgttttattttactcaaaaatgttgatttttccaatatctatttaaattcacACCATGAGTGCAATTCAGTGTGGTAGAACCTAATTTATGGATTAAGAAttgattacattaaaaaaaattgtttcattaacatgattttttaaaaaaaattgttaaagagTACaacatacctatttaatagtcaatatCGAATATCGATTTAAATTCTTGTGTAGCacaattttaatctttttagtATTTCTGAACCCAATTTCCtcgataaaaatgttatatagatatagcCAATATATTCTCTGTTTTATTATGAGGGGTTACCAAAATCTTATAACTGAATTTTGTTGTAGTGATAAATGGAAAAGTTGATTTTTGCAAAAATAGGTACATCCATTATTAATGCTTAAAAACGTCTGTACAAATAAAACtcgttttacatataattatattgagatCTGAtgtttatcgttattttagttcataaaccgtagttacatttttacctttttattaaaatacatagatacgtatttaaaattatcgataataagtactaagtagacaattatgaatttatctatttcttttgaatatttttacgtagGGGCACCGTCGGGGTGACTAGCTGTGTGGTTAGACAGGCCAATAATCACTCGATAACGTTTTTcactaaaatgtaatagaatTAACAATTTCTGTCACAGcttatattttccaaaaattaaaaatgtattaatttctaaGTACTGTATTAAACACTTAGTGAGGTAATGAAAAACgctatttataagtttatagaaattagaatAAGTTCATCacagttgataaaaatatagtttcttttgtatacataattattaattatgttctttttaaattctataacatGTCATAAGTACTACTGTTGGCCTGTTGGGTAGTTTCTTAAAAtcatgtaatacatatatatatatatactgtatcaTGTAtgcttattgtaaaattacccTTAcagattttatacttattttctaaaataaatgttaaaaaaaaaattctataatattttatatttatttgatttttgtatagttgtgtatatttttattgttaagttttaaaatatttatgtatgatttatatgtgatttttgtgtacatacatgatattgttacatttttgcactattatatatttacatagttttctaaatatatttagcggaaacgttttatcaaataagtagtaaatacgagtatattttaaaattaatggttGTCCTCCTAACGGTTAAATGtcaactatataagtatttaagatattatacctaaactcattttttagtacttttgtatttatattttctgaatTTCAAATTGctctgaataaaaatatggaacattgttaattttaattaatgataaatttttatatttattgtttgtttcatATTGAAATTCTTAGAAAGTAGCCAAAGTAGGTATCTAATATTCATATTGATTCTTGGGAATTGggaataaatacttaaaacaacttcaacaaaaatatcaactgGTTCCCTTTAGTcccttttaaaatgaattaaataataaaaaaaggagCGTACCAGTAAATCATAATGTTTTAATCTATTCCGTGTAGTCGGTAGATTTCGAATGGAATTTGCTGTATTTTCGCGAAAACAATAACATTGATCGACTACACCAACTACCTACTGTGCTGGATTAAACATTTGTGCCATTTGTGGGTCTATAAGTCCTAGGAGGTAGTTTGATTTCAAGGCGTTCTATGgcttagataattattatcatctacATACACgtcttttattttactacttagcaaataattaaaattaacagttTTTACGATAACCGTAACTAATTTTAGTCAACAAAACGTCACAGTTTTGTGTATGATTTCCAATCTAAATACGAAGTTCGCCGATCAAAACTTCGGTTGattcttttcaaaaaaaaataatataatatttttgattctttacaatataatatcgaacGAGACTGTAGGAAAACACGTGTCAAGTACATTAACTCTCGTAAGAAAATCGGGAGTTTTCGTTCGGACGGTGGGCTGGGCAGGTGGGTTTTCATATCATCTGACgtctattattgtttatcatattattaaatcgttattaggattataatattatagataattaacaGTGTTTTGGACATTTGGACCAGTGCCGATATCGCAGTTGTACGTTTATGTTCCGATTCGCGATTCCCATTTGTCCGGTGGTTCGCTAAACTTAGTGGCGTGTGTTACGTAACGGTCGCCGTAAAAACGCAATCATCGTCGGCCGAAACGTCGAATCATTAAGCCACATAAAACCATCGAGTATAGGACTATAGGAGTAGTGGTGCCGAGTAGGTACATACATTGTGCATTCGTGCACGCATGAAATACGCACATAATAGTCATCGTAATACGCATTACGGCACACTCGGCACAGTACGTTTGTGAAGACCATTGCCGCGGCAGTTGGCACGTATAACGAAATAACAGTATAGTAATAGCCGCGAACGTGTGGTATGATAGCACGCGGGGTGGGCGCACGCGCAAACGTCGCCGCGCGGTCGAAAACAACAATCCACCGAGTCCGACGTCCGTCCGGCCGCCGCCGACTCGTCTCCAATCTCTTTCCAATTTCAAATTCACGACGTCTCTCGAGCGGAGTCGGTCCGTTGGCGTTCAGTCAGTGTTCGCGTTTCGTCCCGTTCACACCGCCGGTTCACCGTGCGTCACCGCCGCGTACGTTATCGTACGCCGATTTTAATTGTCGATTACCCGGAATTCCCGGACTCCGGCCGCGCGCGCAAACACGGCGGATAGACCGAtaacgtatttatataatacggcGGTTGTATTACAAGACGAGTAGACGATACACCTGTGTCAAGGTACACCGATTAATaccgtaatataattattgttttgtttgccagcatattatatttcaacgaCTGACGGACCGCAATCGCCgtattcgtatttttattttcgatatCGTGTCGGTTACATTAATTTCGATCGCGAGATAAGaagaatatcatattttaatatccatCCGACGCCGTCACTGTAATACACGGTTCTGCGGACCTACGGTAGGCACCGCTGTACCACGATATAAATTGAACCCGCTAAGCCGGTATCCTCGCCGGTAACGTTTGTTTGAATATTGTACGACGAGTCGCTGAGCTCTAGTTGTCGTCGCTCGAATCTCGTCACCCGCCACTTTCATTTATGGAGTTGGCCGATTTGGACAGTTTTTGCGGTTCGCCTTTTTGGGTAAGCGGTGCACGCGTTACCTGCCATTACTATTACTCACCCGTGACACTTACGTTTACTAATATTCGCAATGTTTCGCACCGGTAACGGCGGGTCTCAttacggtttttatttttaggactGGAACTTGTCCTGGAACACCACCGATCCCGATGTCACGCTTTGTTTTGAGAAGACCGCTTTGGTCTGGTCGCCTTGCCTGTTCCTGTGGCTTTTCTCTCCACTGGAAGTTTACTATCTGGTGCACAGCAGGTACAGGGACATACCGTGGAATTGGCTCAACTTGACCAAACTGGTAagtttttgtactattttttctTTCGTTAGTATCTTTTGTCTTTGTGTGTGATCTAATGTACACTGTGATGTGACTCTAGTGCATCTTAGTACAATATGAACTATGACATAGCATGTTATTGGGTCATGCAAACCatggctataataatatgacataatattgtgtattcatGATTTCTGCTATAGAGGAGggggtatttaattttttttaaagataagacTTATGGATCATGATTATTCTTGTGATAATCATAAGTTATTATCTTGGTATGTACTATGTAATGTGTTTCAAGTagacttttttttaccaataggtacttaatctGTTCCATctgatattcattaaaaatctggaattattatgttacccaacaattgattattatattatttttttctaataaatatgataaatgatgGTTACATATTTTTCTCCACTTATATAGACCcgtataagtttttaaataaattaggtatacctatcattattttttatgagattttaaatttttttcattaattaagaatcattaagtaaaaatatctaaatatatattcaaagtaaaaaaaaaaaaatatatatcagatagatgataaaactattaacaatGTACCTGAGTATGGATCTGTATCTATTGCCTACTTCCTatcattattaacaattttttttgaaataaatatgttttaggtatttatttcatatggttttttttttgaaagttgCATTGCAAtgtcatatttttgtataattattgatttatttaataaatttactaactcaaataaatatgatagatagg includes the following:
- the LOC113551139 gene encoding zinc finger MYM-type protein 1-like; translated protein: MRISCEDKNLTYHIENQALNASYISPMIQNNFINICGKIIQDQLVNKINQAKCFSVLVDETTDVSRVEQLSLCVRYLDNNLNIEKNEINNYVLKEDFLQFVPVNSTTGQNLATVILATLKNLGIKCDYLLGQGYDGAAAMSGNFKGVQSVIREVHPAALYVHCSTHSLNLALAHSSNIHHIRNCIGTIKSVGNFIKISAKRTELLKNKIKEFLPETKWTKLTSMCETRWVENHDGMLRFSEIYKPIVATLEELQLFVDIETSSKALQLYKCVTTSEFIISMITATTLFSITLPLCKILQSVKCDLSEAVDHVETVLSEVKDMRTNINENFKEIFNKSEKLFISVNEEEKIKIPRLVSRSTNRINVDTNIPEDYFRIAIAIPFYDDFISQLKERFSKHKTILSSLYLLIPKMCLKSPILESDFSIYSDFINVDTLPSELKLWKRKWIAFKDVDRPHTAVEALNYCNPELFLNIHFLLKVLATLPVSTATPERTFSTLKRVKTFLRNSTGQERLTGLALLSVHRDVTVNPDEVLNQFALQKDRNILLV